One window of Medicago truncatula cultivar Jemalong A17 chromosome 2, MtrunA17r5.0-ANR, whole genome shotgun sequence genomic DNA carries:
- the LOC11425901 gene encoding pseudo histidine-containing phosphotransfer protein 6 — translation MLGLGADLLWADMNRLLAFLFHQGVLDEQFLQLQQLQDHTSPNFVSEVVNIYFHESEKLLTNLRSLLMEREFSDYKKIEIHLNQFIGSSSSIGAKRVTSICIAFRAASEQDNRAGCLRALEMLEHEYCYLKNKLHELFQIEQQRALAAGVRYPMQQHQ, via the exons ATGCTTGGTTTGGGTGCGGACCTCTTGTGGGCCGACATGAATCGTCTCCTTGCCTTTCTCTTCCACCAGGGGGTGTTGGATGAGCAATTTTTGCAGCTTCAACAGCTTCAAGATCACACCTCCCCTAACTTCGTATCCGAAGTTGTCAACATTTATTTTCATGAGTCTGAAAAACTACTCACCAATCTCAGATCATTGCT AATGGAGAGGGAGTTTTCAGACTACAAGAAAATTGAAATACATTTGAATCAATTCATTGGTAGCAGCTCAAGCATTGGTGCTAAAAGAGTGACAAGCATTTGCATTGCCTTTCGTGCAGCTTCTGAACAAGACAACCGTGCTGG ATGTTTGCGAGCGTTGGAAATGCTGGAGCATGAATATTGTTATCTTAAGAACAAATTGCACGAACTCTTCCAA ATAGAGCAGCAACGTGCTTTGGCAGCTGGAGTGAGATACCCTATGCAGCAGCATCAATAA